A segment of the Streptomyces sp. Tu 2975 genome:
GAGGGTCCATCGCCCGAAGCCCTCCCCGAGGTCCGCGTTGAGGTCGATCACGAGGTCTGTCACCTGGGCTCCTTGGAACGGTCCATCGGTCAGGAGGTACCACCGCGCTGCTCCGGGTGCACCTGCGGCGGTCGGTCAGGTTGCGTTCACGATCACACCACACAACATAGAAAATCGTTGAACGATCCGACAAGCTCTCTGTTGTTTCGTTCAATGATTTCGGGTTGACTGACCCGGACCGACCGGCGCAAACCGTCGGACGGCCGCCGGCCGTGGGAGAAGGACGGACAGATGACAGCCGAGGTCGACCCTGCCGTGCTCGTCGGCGACCGCGCCCTGCTCGGACGCTCCAGCACCGCCGACCGGGTCGCGGACATCCTGCGCACACGTATCTCCGAGGGGTATCTCCCGCCGGGGAGCAAGCTGTCGGAGGACGCCATCGGCGGCGCCCTGGGCATCTCCCGCAACACCCTGCGCGAAGCGTTCCGCCTGCTCACGCACGAACGGCTGCTGGTCCACGAGCTCAACCGCGGCGTCTTCGTGCGCATGCTGACCGTGCAGGACGTCACCGACATCTACCAGGTGCGCAGACTCATCGAGTGCGCGGCGGTCCGCGGTCTAGGGGCCCCGCCCTACGACCTGAGCCACGCGGAAGCGGCGGTCGCCGAGGGCGAGAAGGCATCGAAGGAAGGCGCCTGGCGCGACCTCGGCACCGCCGACATCCACTTCCACCGCGCCGTCGTGGCCCTTGCCCGCAGCAGGCGCCTGGACGATCTGATGCGCGGCATCCTCGCCGAACTGCGCCTGGTCTTCCACGCGATGGACAATCCGCGGGGCTTCCACGAGCCGTATCTGGAGCGCAACCGCGAGATCCTCTCCGCCCTCGAGGCGGCGGACCGCACCACGGCCGAACTGCTGCTCGCGGCGTATCTCGACGACGCGGAGCAGCAGTTGGTCGAACGGTACTCCGAACTCCTCGGCCCGTAAGCCGTCCACAGGCCCACGCGGCGCTCAGGTCACCCGCCCCTCAGCGGGCCGGGGCCGACCTCCCGGCGAGCCATTCCTCGCGGGTGAGGGCGTAGATCACGGTGTCCCGCCAGCCGGTGTCGCCGTGGCGGTCCTGCCGGAACGTCGCTTCCCTGCGCATGCCGAGTCGAGCGCAGAGGGCCAGGGAGGGCTCGTTGGCCGCGTCCACCGTCGCGGCGATCCGGTGGGCACCCAGACCGGTGGCGAGATCGAGGAGGGCCGTGGCCGCCTCGCGGGCGTACCCCCGGCCCTGGAAGTCGGGGTGCAGGACCCACCCGACCGCGACCTGGGCGTGGGCGGCGCTGGTGAGGATGAGGGTGAGGTCGCCGATGACCCGTTCGTCCCCGCGGCCGCCGAGGCCCGGCTCACCGGGCAGCACGACGGCGAGGGCGACCGCTTCACCGTCGGCGGTCAACGTGCGCTGCTTCGCCCGCAGTTCGGTGTGCTCGCCGCCGGCTTCCCGGTCGCGCAGCGGCCAGGGCAGATGGACCACGACCTCGGGCAGCCGCTGGTAGGCGTGGATGTCGTCGGCGTCCTGCGGGCGGATCGGCCGCAGGACGAGCCGCTCGGTCCTGAGGGGGGACGCATCCAGGCCGGCGAGGTCGAAGGGCAGGCGCAGCCGCGGCGGAGTGCCGCCGGTCGTCGTGGTCATGGATCCCCCTACAGGACGGACAGAGCGGAAAGGGCGCACGGTTCGCCGCCCACCGCACGGTAACCGCCGCTCCGGCGACGCACCTCACCGGTCCGACATGCTCCCGGCGTCGGCGCCGCTACCCGGAACCCTGCGCGCCGCCGCTGGCAATATGCAGGCAGATGCCTGCATAATCGAGGAGTGAGCGACGAGGCGACAGCGATGGACCGGGTCTTCAAGGCGCTGGCCGACCCCACCCGGCGGCTCCTGCTCGACCGCCTGCGTGAACACAACGGCAGGACGCTCCAGGAGCTGTGCGAGCACCTCTCCATGGCCCGCCAGTCGGCGACGCAGCATCTCGACGTCCTGGTGCGGGCCGGTCTCGTCACCGTCGTACGGCGCGGACGGGAGCGTCTGCACTACCTCGATCCGGGACCGATCCACCGGATCGAGGAGCGCTGGATCTCAGAGTTCGACAGGCCCCGGCTGCAAGCGATCAGCGCCATCAAGCACCAGGCAGAGGAGTACGCCATGACCGACGCACCACAGCCCGTGCCGACCTACGTCTACGTGACCTACATCCGCGCGAGCGCGGAACAGGTGTGGAAAGCCCTGACGGACGCGGACCTGACGGCGCGCTTCTGGGGACACGCCAACGTCTCCGACTGGCAGCCCGGCTCGACGTGGGAGCACCGGCGCGTCGACGGATCGGACGCGGTCGACGTGGTCGGCCGGGTGATGGCGGCCGAGCCACCGAAGCGCCTGGTCATCACCTTCGAGGACCCGCTCTCCAGCGGGTCGCCGGGCGGAGGCTCGGTCGTCACGTTCCTGGTCGAACCGCATCAGGACATCGTCCGCCTCACCGTGACCCACGAGAACCTCCCCGACCAGGAGATGCTCGACGGGATCTCACAGGGATGGCCGGCCGTGCTCGCGAACCTCAAGTCCCTGCTCGAGACCGGTGAGGTCCTTCCGCAGGCGCCGTGGGACATGTAGCCGCGCCCGCCGAGGCGGTGATTGCCGCAGCCCGCTGGTGGACGGCGCCGGGGACCGGTCCGCGACGTGACATGGCGGGGGGAATCAGCCGGAGACCTCGCCGGAGCTCTCGACCGGCCGACCGGCGGCACGGCGGATCTCGGCGTTGATGCGCCGCGCTTCTTCGAGCTGGTCCTCGAGGATGACGATGCGGCAGGCGGCTTCGACAGGGGTGCCCTGGTCGACGAGTTCACGCGCGCGGGCGGCGATCCGCAGCTGATACCGCGAGTAGCGCCGGTGACCGCCCTCGGAGCGCAGCGGGGTGATCAGCCGCGCTTCGCCGATCGCCCGGAGGAAGCCGGGCGTGGTGCCCAGCATCTCGGCGGCCCGTCCCATCGTGTAGGCGGGGTAGTCATCGTCGTCGAGCCGTCCGCCGAGCGCATTATCCGCTGTCATCTGCACCTCTTCTTCGTGAGAACGCGTCGAGGGGCCCTGGTGCCGTACGGCACCAGGGCCCCGAAGGAAATTGAACACCATCTGTCGGCCCTAGTCCTGCGCCGACCTTCTGTTTCCGCGGCATCGCCCCGAAGAGGGACGGGAGCGCGGGGATCGCGAATGCGTGACCGGGGACCACCTTCCGTTCCGGGGTCTTGCGGTACCCGGGGAGTCTCCCTCTCCCGGGCGATCCTGATGGCGTCTGCTTCCTCCGTTCCTTCCTCTGGGCGACACCGGGCGGGCCCGCTGTCGCCGCTTGCCACTTACCTGGTACTCGGTACTGCTTCCGGTGGCCCCTGAACACCGCGGGCCACCCAGTGCGGGGTCAGCCCCGTCGCCATCCTGCGAAACCGGCTCCGGAACTCCACCACCGCACCGAACTGCGGGTACTGCGTACTGCAACGCTCGGCAGTTCGTCTCTGCCGGGCTTTCTCCGATCTCGGCTACAACAGGAACACTAGCCACCGCGGGGACGAATGTCTACTACGGCGAGCATAGATTTTTGGGCGCTCGGGACGGAGGAAACGTGAGATCGGCGATGGCCCCCCACCCGGCGCTGTCTGCCCTGCTCAGAGCGTGGCCCGGGCCGGAAGCGGCCAGGGCGGGGGCGAGTCGGCGTCGGGTCACCGACACCGCAGCCATGGAGAGGGCCCAGGTGAAATAAACTCGCCTGTCATGTCGAAACCTGACTCTCTGCTCGTCGACGTGGCCGCCCTGGTGGAGTCCGGGCAAAGCAATCTCATGTCTCTGACCGTGGTCACCGGTGGCGCTGTCATCACCGGCCGGCTGGCCCCCGAAGCCGTGTGGAGGCAGCGTGTGTCGGAGGTCCTGACTGATTCGGAGAGCCTCCGTGCGTTCTCCGGCGCCTTCAGCGCCTCCCCCGCCCGGCAGGGTCCGCCCACCCATCTGCACTTCCACGTGGCGCGGATCCTCCAGGGCACGGTCGGGATCCCCGAAACAGGCGGCATGTACCGCGTCTCCATCGAGGACGTCAGCGCCTGGACCGTCGGCGACTTCAGCTACTCCGACCATTGAACCCACCACTACGAGGCAGTGGCACCGCATGAAGAGGGCCCGACCGGCGCGCGCCGGTCGGGCCCTCTTCGTTCTTCGCCTCTCCGGTGCCTTGTCAGGCCCGGAGGGTGCCGTAGGTCAGCCGGCCACCGTGCTGCCGAGCGAGGCGTGCGCCTGCTGGAGCGGGGTGAGCACGCTCACGGGCGCCGCCTGGACGTGCGACCGGCAGGTGAAGCCGAGCCCCGTCATCGCCCGGACGACCTCGCCCGCGCTGAAGTCACGGCGATCCTGTCGGGTGATGACCGCGCCCACCTGCTTGACGGGGTACTGACGGCGGCCGATGACCACGAAGTCACCGGTGATCGGCTCGGGCTTGACGCCCTTCATCGACTCCAGCACGCCACTCTTGGTCAGATCGAAGGGGAAGCGAGCGATGACGCAGCGCATGAGACCTCACAGGGAGAAGTGGGGAAGCGGAAGGGGGTCCGCAAGGGGTGCGGCGGTTCAACGGGAGAGAGCGGCGACATCGCTCAGCCGGACCGTGTCCGTGCTGACGGCGCTGTCGCGTACGGCGACGAGCTGCGCCAGCGTGACGGATCCGGTGCACTGGTCGTCCGCGTCGCAGATGAGCAGATGCCCGGCGCGGGCGCCGGCCATCACGGACAGCGCCACCTCCACCGTCATGTCGCCCCAGACCTTCACGGTCGCGTCGCCACGGACCTGCGGACCGGCCGCCGCCTCGAGGCCGGCCGCCGTCCTGGTGCCGGAACTCGCGCCGACCGGACGGGGCTTCAGCTGAACCGGTGCCAAGAGATTCCTCCTGCGACGATGGGTAAGGGCCTTGATCAATGACGTCCAGGGCGCCCGGTGCCGTGACCGGCAAGGTACGCCCTAGGCCGCCGTGCCGACGGCGGACTGCCGACGGGGGGCGCGGCGCGGCGCCTGTGACGAGCCACGGCCGCGCCGGGCACGGGAGCCGGCGCTGCGCGCGGGCCGCTCGGTCACCGGTGCCGTGATGACGACCGGCGTTCCGGACGGGGCCTGCGCGCCGGTGATGCGGTTCAACTCGGCCCCGCCGGACCTGACCTGGGTGGTCATCGGGCGGACCCCTGCGTGCGACAGGAGGCGGGCCATGTCGCGGCGCTGGTTCGGGGTCACCAGGGTGACGACGCTGCCGGACTCGCCGGCCCGGGCGGTACGGCCGCCGCGGTGCAGGTAGTCCTTGGGGTCGGTCGGCGGGTCGACGTTGACGACGAGGTCGAGGTTGTCGACGTGGATGCCGCGGGCGGCGACGTTCGTGGCGACGAGCACGGTGACGTGCCCGGTCTTGAACTGCGCCAGCGTGCGGTTCCGCTGCGGCTGGGACTTGCCGCCGTGCAGTCCCGCGGCCCGTACTCCGCTGCTGAGGAGGTCCTTCGTCAGCCGGTCCACCGCGTGCTTGGTGTCCAGGAACATGATCACCCGGCCGTCGCGGGCGGCGATCTCCGTCGTGGTGGCGTGCTTGTCGGCGCTGTCGACGTGCAGCACGTGGTGCTCCATCGTCGTGACGGCGCCGGCCGACGGGTCGACGGAGTGCACGACCGGATCGTTCAGGTACCGACGGACCAGCAGGTCGACGTTGCGGTCGAGGGTGGCGGAGAACAGCATCCGCTGACCGTCCGGGCGGACCTGGTCGAGAAGTGCGGTGACCTGGGGCATGAAGCCCATGTCGGCCATCTGGTCGGCCTCGTCGAGGACGGTGACGGCGACCTGGTCGAGTCGGCAGTCGCCGCGCTGGATCAGGTCCTTCAGCCGTCCGGGCGTCGCCACGACGACCTCGGCGCCGCTGCGCAGCGCACCGGCCTGCCTGCCGATCGACATCCCGCCGACGACCGTGGCCATCCGCAGCTTCAGCGACCGGGCGTACGGGGTGAGCGCGTCGGTGACCTGCTGGGCCAGCTCACGGGTCGGGACGAGGACCAGCGCGAGCGGAAGTCGCGGCTCTGCGCGCTTCCCGGCGGTACCGGCCAGCATGGCCAGTCCGAAGGCGAGGGTCTTGCCGGAGCCGGTGCGGCCGCGGCCGAGCACGTCACGGCCGGCGAGGGTGTTGGGCAGCGTCGCACCCTGGATCGGGAACGGCACGGTCACGCCCTGGGAGGCGAGCGCCGCGAGCAGTTGCTCCGGCATGTCGAGGTCGGCGAACCGCTCGACGGCGGGCAGGGCGGGGGTCACGGTCACGGGGAGGGCGAACTCACCCTGCGCCGCGGCGGGCCGGCGGCCGTAACCGCCGGAGCGGCCACCTCCACCGGAGCGGCCGGAACCACCCGAGCGGGTGGGGGCCGGCGAGCCGAAACGGCTGCCGCGGCCGGAGCCACCGCCGCTACGGGTGCGGGAATAACGTTCGTCGGTACGTGTGCGGTTCATACGGAACCTTCCTCGATGTGGCACGTATCAAGGAATTACCGCAGCAGAAGAGCAGCACGGAGAATCGCGAGAACGAGCCAGGCAGAAAGCGAAAACGAAAGCGAATCGGACCGCTCGTGAGAAACCCCGGCAGGTCACCGGGCGGGCAGATCGATTCGGACGTCAAAGCCGGAATGAGTCCCTGCCGAATGTTCGTCCGGAGGCGGGAGGGACATCCGCCACGCGAGAAAAACGCGATCTCCGGAGAGGAGCCGCGGCACGATGGGCCGCGGTGTCGGGGCAGAGCCCCGTAACTGCAACGAGCCGGGGCCCGCACCCCAAGGTGCGGGCCCCGGCTCGATCACGCGTCAGCGTCAGGCCGGAACGATGTTCTCGGCGGTCGGGCCCTTCTGGCCCTGCGCAATGTCGAAGTTCACCTTCTGGCCTTCCAGCAGCTCACGGAAGCCCTGGGCGGCGATGTTCGAGTAGTGGGCGAACACGTCAGGGCCGCCACCGTCCTGCTCGATGAAGCCGAAGCCCTTTTCCGCGTTGAACCACTTCACGACGCCAGATGCCATGTCAAATCTCCTTCAGGGGCAGTACCCGGAGTCCACACCGTGCGGTCTCCGTGTCGCCGCAATGATTACCCCGTCCGGAAATGACCGGATACACAAAAGCGCTCACAACGACCTGAGGGGCCGCCGGGGCACTTGGATTTTTCGGGAACCACAACTGCAACTGATAACGACAGTAGCACGGTGAGATCGACCCCGCGCTGCAAGTAATTCTTTTCCGCCTGTTGCGCGAGATACCCTCACCGCGCGTCGCGCTGATTTCTCACTCGGCGGTCACAGATATTCGCTCGCCCCGGACTGATCTCTCCGCCGGACGACGGCCGTCCGCCCGCCGCGCGAGGGCGCCGGCACCGGCCAGGGGCCCGGATTGCGGCCAACGCGCCCCGGCGGCGACCGGGCGCACCGCCCGGCCCGACACCTGACCGGCCCCGGCCCGATCACCGTGGCGCAGATCACCGACGAGCGGTGGTCCTCGCAGTGACGCAGGCCATCGTCTGCGTCCGTGATCTCTGGGAAGGTCTCCGATACGGTGTCGAGCGCTTCGGGCCAAGGCCCCCCGGCACATCGCCGCCGCCCGTTTGACCACCGGATGCCGGCACCGGCGTCCCGTGCGACATCGCCCGTCCTGAGGCCGCCCGGCCCGAGACACGACTGGGGAGTTTGATGTTCGGCAAGGTATTGGTCGCCAACCGCGGCGAGATCGCGATCCGCGCGTTCCGCGCAGCGTTCGAGCTCGGAATCTCCACAGTGGCGGTGTTCCCCTACGAGGACCGCAACTCCCTTCACCGGGCCAAGGCCGACGAGGCGTACCAGATCGGTGAGCCCGGCCACCCCGTGCGGGCCTACCTCTCCGTGGACGAGGTGATCAAGGCCGCCAAGAAGGCGGGGGCCGACGCCATCTACCCGGGCTACGGCTTCCTGTCGGAGAACCCCGACCTCGCCGCCGCGTGCGCCGAGGCCGGTATCGCCTTCGTCGGACCGCCTGCGTCGGTACTCCACCTGACCGGGAACAAGTCCCGGGCGGTCGCGGCCGCGCGGGAGGCGGGCGTACCGGTGCTGAAGTCCTCCGAACCGTCCGAGGACGTCGACACGCTCGTCGCCGCCTCCGAGGACATCGGCTTCCCCGTCTTCGTGAAGGCCGTCGCGGGCGGCGGCGGTCGCGGCATGCGCCGGGTCGCGGAGCCCGGGGAGCTGCGCGAGGCGATCGACGCGGCGATGCGCGAGGCACGCTCCGCGTTCGGTGACGCGACGGTCTTCCTGGAGCAGGCGGTGGTCAACCCCCGCCACATCGAGGTGCAGATCCTCGCCGACGCCGAGGGCAACGTCGTACACCTCTACGAGCGGGACTGCTCGGTGCAGCGCCGCCACCAGAAGGTCGTCGAGATCGCGCCCGCCCCGAACCTCGACCCCGAGCTGCGGGAACGGATCTGCGCCGACGCCGTCGCCTTCGCCCGGCACATCGGCTATGTGAACGCGGGCACCGTCGAATTCCTCGTCGACGAGCGCGGCAACCATGTCTTCATCGAGATGAACCCGCGCATCCAGGTCGAGCACACCGTCACCGAACAGGTCACCGGACGCGACCTCGTCATCGGACAGCTGCGCATCGCCGCCGGCATGACGCTGCCCGAACTGCGCCTCACGCAGGACGACATCGTCCTCAACGGCTCCGCACTGCAGTGCCGCATCACCACCGAGGACCCGGCCAACGGCTTCCGCCCGGACACCGGCACCATCTCCGCCTACCGCTCCCCCGGCGGGCCCGGCGTCCGGCTCGACGGCGGAACCGTCCACACCGGCGCCGAGGTCTCCGCCCACTTCGACTCGATGCTCGTCAAGCTCACCTGCCACGGGCACGACTTCGCGAATGCGGCCCGCCGGGCGCGCCGGGCCATCGCCGAGTTCCGCATCCGGGGCGTGGCCACCAACCTGCCCTTCCTGGGCGCCGTGCTGGACCACCCCGCGTTCCGGGCGGGGCGCATCACCACCAGCTTCATCGACGAACACCCGGAGCTGATGCGGGCC
Coding sequences within it:
- a CDS encoding GntR family transcriptional regulator codes for the protein MTAEVDPAVLVGDRALLGRSSTADRVADILRTRISEGYLPPGSKLSEDAIGGALGISRNTLREAFRLLTHERLLVHELNRGVFVRMLTVQDVTDIYQVRRLIECAAVRGLGAPPYDLSHAEAAVAEGEKASKEGAWRDLGTADIHFHRAVVALARSRRLDDLMRGILAELRLVFHAMDNPRGFHEPYLERNREILSALEAADRTTAELLLAAYLDDAEQQLVERYSELLGP
- a CDS encoding GNAT family protein; protein product: MTTTTGGTPPRLRLPFDLAGLDASPLRTERLVLRPIRPQDADDIHAYQRLPEVVVHLPWPLRDREAGGEHTELRAKQRTLTADGEAVALAVVLPGEPGLGGRGDERVIGDLTLILTSAAHAQVAVGWVLHPDFQGRGYAREAATALLDLATGLGAHRIAATVDAANEPSLALCARLGMRREATFRQDRHGDTGWRDTVIYALTREEWLAGRSAPAR
- a CDS encoding metalloregulator ArsR/SmtB family transcription factor — translated: MDRVFKALADPTRRLLLDRLREHNGRTLQELCEHLSMARQSATQHLDVLVRAGLVTVVRRGRERLHYLDPGPIHRIEERWISEFDRPRLQAISAIKHQAEEYAMTDAPQPVPTYVYVTYIRASAEQVWKALTDADLTARFWGHANVSDWQPGSTWEHRRVDGSDAVDVVGRVMAAEPPKRLVITFEDPLSSGSPGGGSVVTFLVEPHQDIVRLTVTHENLPDQEMLDGISQGWPAVLANLKSLLETGEVLPQAPWDM
- a CDS encoding MerR family transcriptional regulator, yielding MTADNALGGRLDDDDYPAYTMGRAAEMLGTTPGFLRAIGEARLITPLRSEGGHRRYSRYQLRIAARARELVDQGTPVEAACRIVILEDQLEEARRINAEIRRAAGRPVESSGEVSG
- a CDS encoding SCO5918 family protein; this encodes MRCVIARFPFDLTKSGVLESMKGVKPEPITGDFVVIGRRQYPVKQVGAVITRQDRRDFSAGEVVRAMTGLGFTCRSHVQAAPVSVLTPLQQAHASLGSTVAG
- a CDS encoding CBS domain-containing protein, whose translation is MAPVQLKPRPVGASSGTRTAAGLEAAAGPQVRGDATVKVWGDMTVEVALSVMAGARAGHLLICDADDQCTGSVTLAQLVAVRDSAVSTDTVRLSDVAALSR
- a CDS encoding DEAD/DEAH box helicase, whose protein sequence is MNRTRTDERYSRTRSGGGSGRGSRFGSPAPTRSGGSGRSGGGGRSGGYGRRPAAAQGEFALPVTVTPALPAVERFADLDMPEQLLAALASQGVTVPFPIQGATLPNTLAGRDVLGRGRTGSGKTLAFGLAMLAGTAGKRAEPRLPLALVLVPTRELAQQVTDALTPYARSLKLRMATVVGGMSIGRQAGALRSGAEVVVATPGRLKDLIQRGDCRLDQVAVTVLDEADQMADMGFMPQVTALLDQVRPDGQRMLFSATLDRNVDLLVRRYLNDPVVHSVDPSAGAVTTMEHHVLHVDSADKHATTTEIAARDGRVIMFLDTKHAVDRLTKDLLSSGVRAAGLHGGKSQPQRNRTLAQFKTGHVTVLVATNVAARGIHVDNLDLVVNVDPPTDPKDYLHRGGRTARAGESGSVVTLVTPNQRRDMARLLSHAGVRPMTTQVRSGGAELNRITGAQAPSGTPVVITAPVTERPARSAGSRARRGRGSSQAPRRAPRRQSAVGTAA
- a CDS encoding cold-shock protein, translating into MASGVVKWFNAEKGFGFIEQDGGGPDVFAHYSNIAAQGFRELLEGQKVNFDIAQGQKGPTAENIVPA